The window CCAGTGGTAGCAACAAATTTCAAAGAGCTCCGAGCTCACGTccagaaacaaaacacaaaaacgaCGCTGAAGCCTTGAAGCTATACAGGCTCTGCCAATTAATGTGAGAGTGTGAAAGTGCACCAATCTGTGACAAGCCTCTTCCTGCTGTTTTCTTAGGATTAATCCACACTGTACTCTTCAAGCTAGGTCTCAGATAAGTACACTGAACCTGTGTGTGCACTtaactgcacagactttttttttattggtaactgtaaagcaaaacattttaaatgttactGAAAACACAACTGATAGGATGTCCTGAACACCCAGAAAATTTCACTTGACATACAATAAAATGAACCCATGACCTGATTCCATCATTGCACAAATGTTAAAAACGGGTACGGTTTGGCTGCATGTGATCCACAGCTTTGTACTCAAAGTAACTCAGAGTAACTGCGAGGGAACATAATCAGCTGCAGAGAAGCCACTTCAAGAGTTTTCATACTGTGTGATAGAGTGAAAATCATGCAAGGCAGAACGTTGCCAAAAGTGAGTGTAGTGAGTGGAATAAAGCTGCACGGACCCCGAGGGAGGGCAGGGTGACTGATGAGTTGACAAAGAGGGAAGTAGATGACTCATCTGGAGGTTCAATCTGTTGAAAGGTCCCTAAGTAATTGCCTGGTGCCACTAGATATTAGACTGAAtgagtttttgtctttgcacaggGGGCACGTGGACCAAAGCAGAAAGTCTGCTCAGACACGTTTCTGCACACAGTGAGACATCAGAAATATACGAAGAAGGCCAGAGAGGCCAAGCTACTTCCACAAAGCATTTTCACAACATTGTAACCCTCCATACCAACTTAGGGCTGCTCTTCCTTACCATTGAGCATCTTTCATAGATGAAAGGCCCCATCTAGTGGGGGAAAGTGGTAAGTACAACAGCGTTAGTGGTTTTgcacttgtttgttttcatcCATTCCAATAGAGACTAAAAGCAGCAGCTCACAGCTTTGTTTATGTCACATGAAAAATCAGTGATTCTGCACATGGAACCTGAACTTTTGCGCTATGAGACAACAGCACATCAGCTGGCAACTACACTTTATCATTTCAAAGTTCAAATTGTTTTTTTAGTAACTGAATCATTTGATCTTTGTTTATTTAtcattcataaataaataataatgctccaaaGGATAGAGCAGTTCATGAGGAGCCACTGGTAGGAATGAACTAAACCAAACCAACTTGTCAGTGTATTGAGACACTGCTCTGTATAAGTTCTGTGTGCTACAGGGCTCCATTGTGCCTCAGGAGGTACACTTGACCTTCtattattttgaaggtctgtaGTTTGATCCCCTGTTTTCTCGAGTCCACATGCTAAAATGAGACACACACTTGTTAGAGTGTGTGCGTCTAATAATTAGCAAAAGTTTATGGCATAGACTAAAGtgctaaatgaatgaatgaactaaAAAGTACGACATAAACATGAGTCTGTTTATCCTTTAGTAAAAACTATAAGCCACAGTTTATGCTGACTTAGGTATTTCTCCTTCTTACGTATCTTTTGTCCTGATACTATAAAAACTTAAACGAATCCTTCGGAAAGCAGCCTCCAAATTGTTTTCTTAAAatataaactttttaaaaacaaatgtttttgtgaGTAAATGAGtttaaaacacagacaaaatatAGATGGGTGACAACACTGAACACACTGATGGTTCAGGACTACAAGTTGTTGAAAGTAGcagattaaaaaacaactcCACAGGATCACTTGTGGGAGttctgtagttttttaaatagtatttttactAGTATTTTATAACTTAACCCCACCCACTAAGTGCCGTGCGGTTAGGTTAGCTGGTCATTCAAAAAAGCTCACATAACTGTGCGTAGTTAAATCTCATTCATTTCCACCATCATCTCATGAAAACGgatgtttttatacatttttttgcCACAACTGATTTTCCTATTTCAAAAGtgacatttctgctgtttaCCTGACAAAGAGGCTCCGCTCATGCTCTCCGCTGCCATGGCCAGGAGATGAGCAAAGTTAGCACTGTCATTAGTGTAGCAGCTGTCCACGGAGCTGATGAGGCTGGTTCGGGCACTGGACAGGTTGCTGTCCATGACTGAGCTGATCGTGTTCCACAGAGAGCTGTCCCATTCGCTGTAGCAGGAGGAAGGCGAGCTCTGACGGCAGGCATGACGGAGACTATTTAATGGAGGTTCGGGCTCAGTGAAGGCGTCGTGCACCTGAGCAGAGCGAGTCGGCCCGCAGATGTAATTCAGCGTCGAGGCAAAATGACGGGACAGGGAAGGACGCTGCTCTGGCAGGGCACTGCTGACACAAAGGAGCAGAATGGTCAGCTACAGTAACTGTGCATGCATCTGTATGTAGGCTGCATACAGGAGAAACTAAGCCGATACGCAGAATAATATCATGGAATAGTCATTATAGTGTTCACCTTTGCTCAGTGCTGACTGTAAATGGATTCATTATGGCTTTACCTGTATCTCTCTGGTTTAGGAGTGAGCTCCAGGTACTCAGCAGCTTCCTGTGCTGTCAGCATGCTGCCCTGTTCATCACTCTGTGACACAGAAGATAATGCAGTGCACAGGTGGCTGTAGGATGGGCAGATGTTCTTGTTGCTGGGTCCCAGTTGTCCATGGGGGCCTGATGCAGGACACACTGACTGAAGAGAGCCCATGTCCATTGTTAGCTTTGTGGAACGACTAGAGCTGAGGGAGACGCAAACAGACTGTAAgacttgtgtcttttttttttttctgtcaaacaaCCTTTAGAAATACAGGAAACCACTGTATACATCACACTGTATAAATGGTATCACTGATTTTTATGCTTTCTTCTCACATTTTGTTAAACATAACGTAACACAAGCTTAACAAAATATATCATGTAAGACTTAATGTATGATTTTATTGAGGTTAGAAGTGCTCGTAGCTGCAATTCATTGTCacaggaagttttttttttacataaaatatatttatgaaaatgtgaaattaGATAGCTAAGTTAATAAAGTGAACCACCACTTGTTCATAAAAATTGTTGTTGCTGTCTTTATCTCCTTTATTTAATCAATTCgcaaacatatatataaagTGAGGTTTGCTACATAACAGAACTACAGTATATAAGAGTTCAGTTGTCCTGCTGAGGtcagacacaaacactattCATGCCAATAAGCTTATTCTTAGCTGTCTTTATCTTTGTACCTTTCTATACATAAAAGTCTACCAACTACATAAAGAAAAGAATAACCATTCAAatatgataaaagaaaaaaaacttcagagCTTTGACTTTTCTGCTCTGTATAGTAATTAGGTTCTACACaggaatggtaaatggcctgtatttgtatagccctctacttagtccctaaggaccccaaagcgctttacactacattcagtcattcacccattcacacacacattcacacagtgacTTGTAGGAAGTGACTTGTAACAGAGTGCTAAACAGAGAGCACAAGAAGTCAGTGACAAGAAAAGACCACCACGTTAAACTATTCCATGTTTCAAAGCGAGTACCTAGTACAAGGGCAAAAACAACCTGGTATGTCTGTGATATAGTGTAATGCTTTGTAAGCAAGTACAGAGAATATAAAAGATTTGTTTAACATGCAGCTGAACATTGATCTGTGCGTTTGACTtctgcaaattaaaaaaacaaaacaaatatttgacTCTATTCAACAATTTAGTGAATTTCTTCCTAATTATGAAATATTGAGTTAATCCTTTAATATGTGACACGATGTCAAAGAAGCCTTTAACtaacaaaataaatcagttcATCCTCATTTATGTCCATGCAAACCAATATCTGAAACAACTCCCTGAGGTCCTTCAATACTAGACTAATACAGAATAGACTactacaaaaataaacaagtagTTGAACTGATCAAAATGTTCTGCATCAGGCAGCTTAATTACTGGAAGTACTGGGATCAGTAACAACCACAATTATAAATATACAAGGTGTCATAAATTAATGACAACTTTACTGGTTACACTTCCAAACTAGCAGTCTTCTTGTGTCCTGTGTTTTAAACTCAGTGTTACACATATCTGCAAATAGGATCCTTATCATTGTTCTCCTTAAGTGTTTCCACTAAAGTGGGCACTTTCTGGGACAGAAACATACTCAAAGCACCGAAGTCTAAGTCATCGCTGGCCATTAATGGATGGCTAAAAAAATAGAAGATACATGGCAGGAAGCAGGAAAACTTTGCCagattttttaacatttcttcTGGTTATTTGCATAAAACAACTGAAACATTGCatagaaagaaatattaaaatacaCACTACTGTAATGCTTTGCAACCAGAGGGGCAGGACATATCCAGGAGGTATGAGAGAAGGTGGGAGGATTTGTACTGTTGTAGGatatttacaatataaagtgaatTGAGGACATTGTTGTTGTCGTCtggtgctatgtaaataaaactgaactgaatttcagTCTTTCATTCTGGACTAGCTAGCTAACATTTTCAGAGGGCTCAAAGTTCCCACTGTGACAAAACTAAAGCATACTACTGTCCAACTGAGTGAACCACAATCACATCTATTTAACAATTTCAGAGTTTGAACAGTGTGTCCCAAACTGACTTGAGGGTCATATTAAGGTTAATCTCACATCGCTGTCACAGTGACAGCTAGTGTCTGCTACAGATTAGTAaatacattctgtttttatcagTGGAATTGGAGAGGTTACAAAAACAGAGGTTTTACTGTTGAAGAGTTTACTGTTACTCTTCAAAAGTACCTGAACAAACAAACTCACAGCCTTAGAGTTAAAGGTAGTCTGCATTCTAGCTGCACTATAGGAAGGAAATATCCTGTATTATATAGATAATGTACTACCTTTATGCCAACTAAACTATCCTAAAGACTGACGTATACACTGGTTTTTATAGGGTTATCTAAAAACCTGCATTGTCAAGTCTAATTTTTCAGTTGCTGATGAGGAGTCAGAAACAactaaatctgttttttttttcattattcccCTTCTACACAACACCTGCATTTCCCAGAACAACATCTCCATTCAACCCTCTAACACCCAGTCTGAGTGTTTATCTCACCCTCCATCTGAGGTGAGGCTTTGCGTGTCAGTGGCGTCCTCGGTGGGTACTGGGGGAGGGGGCAGCAACATGTTCATAAGATGTAGTGATGCTGAGTAATGCAGCAGACGAGGACAACCCACAGGTTTACCACTGTCTGGATGTCCACCTGGATACACCATAGCAAACCATAGCAAAGTATAATTATCCAATAATTCCTTTTATTCCAGATTCTATAAGCATATTTTTAAATTTCGGGACTACAAAAAAGTTTGATCTGtgtacaaaatgttttttacacTTCCACGAGGTTTGTGGACAATAATGATTTAATTACACAGATTGAAAGTACCGTGCTGGAGAGCTGGTATGTGACTATGTCCCTGGGTTCTTGTTGAAAGTATAGGGACACTGCTCACTGCATGCAGCTCTGTGGAGAAAACCAATTGGCCAATTCACGTTactcaagaaagaaagaaattaacaCTGCATTTCCAGATATCCACTGTTCCATATCTACCTTGCTTGCTGTGGTTCTTTTCCCATGATTCCCTTAGCACACCCATCTTGGGCTGGGGTCGTATGGCCTGTTTCCATGGCAGAGCCTCCCTGCTGATGATGGGTGAGGGCTTGCTGGCAGGATGAGTAAATATCTGGATAGTTTCGGCTCCTTCTTTGTGGGGCAAACCATGAGACATTTTAGTGACACGTCCCGGACTGTTGAAGGTCTTAAGACCACTGCCCATGAGGTCCACGTAAAAGGTGCCGTAGACACCGCAGCTATCGGTCACAATGGGAACGGTCGACTCCAGGCAGCTGCTGTCCTTCTTGGATGAGACTGGGAGGCCTAAGAAAACAGAGAGATTTATAAGAACACAAGTAGAACAAAAGGCTGCATCCCAAATTGCAAAATACTGCATGGGTTTAAAAGGTTTCTATGTTTCACGCATTGGGCCACAAAGTCAAGCTCGGCAGTAATCCCAGAAATGAGTTGAACAAACACAGCTGTCAAATCTTATATACGACGAACTATCTGAGCGGCTTTAGCCTGCACACAGATGCCTAAGAATCTTACAGATGTAGCACCTTCAAGCTGTTCTACAACCATCACTTCTTTTCAGGCTTTGTCTTTCTAATCACTGTAGTAGCTGTGGCCATTAAGGCCTGTTCTGTTCTACTCTGGGTCTTGCTGCTGCTTTCCCTTCTTGCAGCTTCATGTGGCACAGCCATAAGGTGGTTAGCAGTGTCACTTCCTGGTTTGAACCTCAACTGGAGTTTGCAactctgtggagtttgcatggtCTCCCTGTGCCTCTAGGTATCCTGGCTTCCTCCTATAGTGAAAAGGTATGCATACTGGGTTAACTGGATATTCTAAAATGACTGTGGATGTGAGGAAGCTAAAGATGGTCAATAAAAGAAGCTCTGCATAAATGTGTCTGTTCATCTCAAACAGTGCTGTCATAAAGCTCCTCCCATGTTTGGATCCAGTCTTTAcattactgccatcttgtggctaCATTTAGGTATTGTCACTGAAAGCTGTGCTTATGCTCACTGGAAACTGAGCACAAAGTATACCGGCTCAGCTATCACTGCTCTGGAATCAGCTAGGATCTCCACTTTGTATGAAAACGCAGTTTGCATTAGCCAGTAAACATGCTTTGGTGATTCAGCATCAGAACACCTGCTGTGCCAACACTCCACagtcattttcattaatatttggATTCCCCGCATAGATATTGACAGTTTACCATGTCACACACGCCTCAAACCTTTTTTATTCATCTGATCTGTTGTTATTAATACATCTGGTCCTCAGAGGACAGCCATAATACAAAcatatgcattaaaaaaaggtgATGCTGAACATTAAACAGAATATAAAGTACTTAAAATGAGctcaatattaaacatatccaGGATTAATAGTAATTCTTTTAACACCGATGGAGTGTTTACAGTGAAAATAGAATATCAATcatatatatttcatttttgtttgagcaatttgtatatattaaagccatttcttatattttgtaaactgtgtaatatatattgtattatttaattagttcagtctgttactgttattgTCTTGAAGCAAATGTAGCCAAATAATTTCCTCAGGGAttcataaagtattctgattctaaaCTGCCTTTCTGTACCACAGTCACCACACGCCTCTCGTGTACATACAATGTTACACACAGTGTAATGTCTATGTGAGAATAGCACATGTTGTAGTCCAGTAAGTTCAATCCAGCAGCACAATTTCAGACAATGTCCTAACCTAATTCTCCAGATTGTTTTACATGACGTCTGAAAACAGCTTATGTAGCATCATCAGAATCATTGGTTGATTTTTTTCGTTTCCTCAACTGTAAGCAAAAAATCTTTGGTGGATTTTAAGAGGTCACCACGAACCCAAACAAGTAAATCTAGTCAGGTCTGCTGTAGGACAGCAGTTTGGGAGAAAGAAGTCATCATCAGTCTACTGTTTTGCAGTCCATACTCACTGGTGCTTCGGATTCCTGGGTGATGCTGACCTTGGGCCCATAGGTCATGGTACTTTTGACTCAAAGAAGGTCTCCAGCCTCCGGGGATCCACGGTGAATCTGGAGCTGCCATCCTGGAGAGAAACCAAATCAAACCAAAATGAACTCGCTGTAACCAAACGTCAAATATTAGAGACGTTTTTATGCTGTAGCATAGATTCATTATCTCCATATAATATTTATAAGAATCTCACTTTGTGTTCTCTACCATGGATACCGTGGAATTCTTGTTAACAAATGGCTTTTTGCTTTTGAATAGTACAAAACACTCTGACAGTAGAGGGGAAGATGAAGCATGTTCGATCCccgtctgctccagtctgcatgcaagCTACTAACCCCGAGCTGCTTCATATGAATACGTGTGAATGTTTGGTAGGAGAAGTGCTTGTGCGAGTTATGTAAAGCGCCGtaagtgctcagagtagaaaagcgttaTATAAGAAGCAGTGGTGCTCTAGTATTTACCTAACCATAGTCATGTCAGAGGCTGGCACATCCCGAGTTTGAATAAGAAGGCACCAGTACTGCAAACCATGCAATGATGGaagcaagagaaaaaaatgaaggtaACTTGGAACaattttgaacttttttttagagTGAATGCAGCCATCTacgaagcgccttgaggcgacttttgttgtgatttggcgctatataaataaaattgaattgaattgaattgagggGTTGGTGAGTTTATTTTCTACTAAAAGTTGTAACACCATTTGGTGGTTTCTGTTCAATATTTTGTGATGCTCGTGTTTCGAAGGGTTAGGTCACTCAGTAATTCCTGTGTAAAGTATTGAGTCAGTAAAAGGAGTCGTTCCCTTTAAAGCTCACACAGATAGATTTAGGAAAGTACTGGATGGAGGAAAAGCAAAGAGGACTGGTTCTTACGTAGTGCTTTTCACTAACATTCACAGATGAACGCATTACAGAGAGTTCAGTATCCTGTCCAAAAATGCTTAGTCATTAAGTTAAGGATCTGACCATCAACCTTCCAATAGGCAGAAGACCTGCTCTACCTTGTACCTAcactgcaccccccccccccccccccccccccccccaccccagaTTTCTTTTCCAGGTGAATACTTTTAGGTGGTGAAAACAGATTTTGCTTCTGTTCCGCCTACTGCTTACTTCCTGTGCTTCTTCAACACGCCATCAACTAAAAGCAGGtgtttttttgtctgtaaacAAACATCTAAGAGAATGAATGTAATACATTTAACCAGCTGTCTTACCAACACTTTAAAAGCTGACTTGCTGACTATAATTCAAAGTGGTTTGTATACATTCAAGACACTACTTGAATGAATGTAAAGCTGATTCATCCACACTTGGTTTTAGTGGTTTGAATGTATTCCTGTCACTTTATTGTCGCAACAGAATCGAATATGcgtcttcttttcattttacctGTGTTTTATAATGAGATCTTCACCGGCTAGTCTTCGCAAACCTAAAAATAAAGGAAGATATAGTATCAACAAAATATGCATATTATTGTTTATCACAAAGCCTTTGTGGGTGTATTGGAGgttcagctttttctttttactatgGTGAACATTAAAGCCTTAAACTCATACCTTTAGCCTTGCCAGGTCTTGGTATCAGCTGACCGGTCCTGCTGTGGTGTCTGAAGAGACAGATCGCTGCACCCATCAGAACACACCACAAGACGGCGCCGATGCTGCCGAGCAACACAGGGTCCTGAAGAAAGGCCAGGACCGGGGACAAATGCCGCCTCTGGCTATCTGCCTCGGGTAGTCCACCTAACTGTGAGTCTGAGCAGCAGAATGGAAGCACATTATGAATGAATACAACCCAGTCTGAGAACACACGCTGGTCTTTATCTGTCCTGATACAGAAATAAAAAGTTGACAGCTGTATTGCTCACTGATGACAAATCCATGAGGGTCACTCAGCATTCCTACTCCAGCCCCATTGACTGCTGCTATGGTGACCCAGTACTGCTTCCCTTGTTTGAGGCTAGAGATATGAAGGCTCAGTTGGCTACTATCCACAGTCCAGTTTTGGTACTGCTGCTCTTCGGGCTCCACACACCACACCTGAAGAAAGTTTGCATCTTTAAGAGTGAGATTGAAGCTTGTATCCACCCCAAACATGATCAAAATCATTTGTGTGGATAAAGCTTTAATCACTAAACAATTCATCAGCTGCTCCACATGGACATACCAGTAACTGAGACTCCAGTtataacagaataaaacattccTACTAAGAACCATGTGCTcttctttattaaatatttaatatgtcTACAATACAACACATTTCTTCCATCACAAAGTTTGCCTCAGAATCTTAGTGCACAGTGATTGGTTAATCTGTTTCTTGTTCCACTTGCTGATTAATTCTTCCATATATTTGTATGCAGGACTGTTTGTATCCCATGTTTCCCTCTTAAAATGACTCCAGCATGATTCATTACAATCTGTAAGGATTTATGTTTCCCTGAGGGTTTCAACAGTCTGCTGAGCAGATAACTGTGTCGTGCAGTCCTACTGTAATTACCTGGTATCCCTGTAAGATCCCATTGTGGGttacaggaggaggaggctcCCAGCTCAGATGGATGGTGTTATTCTGCTCATGATTGACTGTTACTGACACAGCCCGAGGAGAGGCACTGGGCACTGTAAACAGAGCACTTATTATTACCAGCAAAACACAATGAATATTCTCACATCACAAAGATAAAGTAAAAACCTTTGTCACCTGTCTCAGAAACTCTCAGGTGCCGGGTGTTGCTCTCCCTCCCATATAAGCCGCTGCCATAAGGCCGAACTTTGAAATCATACTTGTAGCCTCTCTTTAGGGGGCCCACCTGAGCCTGGAAGCTGGGGAATGTCACCTTCTCTGCTGCCCAGTCTGAGCTGGCAGTGAGCAGAGAGCGATACAGAACCTCAAAGCCATCAAGGTAATGCGGCTGCGCTGGGAGTGACTGGAGCTGGTCAGGGAGAAAATACAATGTGGATCGTGTACGTGTCATACTCCTGCATTCTTTCTGACACGTGGTGCAACAGCTTTCCCTTACCTTCCACTGTAAGAAGGACATGTTAGAATCAGGGGCCATGACGGTGACGTTCTCCAGAATCACACGCAGGGATGACAGCTCTTTGTGGAGGTCTTTCTGCTCAGTGTTGGCAGCCTCTGGAAACACAAGTGGTTTATTCAAACCCATTGCATTAACCACAGATGAttgcagcagtgtgtgaggaccTCTCTGTTGCTGGCCAGATTGTGCAGTGAAAATTCACTAGCCAACGTTAACCTAGAGCATACTTGTTTCATGAATTCATTCACACAGCAAGAATCTACCGCTGACATAGAACTGCAAGGTTTCTTTGAACACAAACATGTTCCTAAAGACTCTAAACTTACATTACAGATTCATAAAGTCTTTCCACTGATACTTCAAATCCCTCAATTGCTAACCAAAGGATAAACATCATTCTTCACCCTCATTTGGTGCAATGATGATGGTAGGGAGATTGCTAAACCCTCACAGCTGTTCAGATGGACGGAGATTTTGCAGTTATGAAGACCATAACATATGATTCACATGGTTCCctctctgttatttttcattaacTGCTCAAATCTATGAGTAAACATTTTAACATCATGTGCATTGGACAGTGCAAAGATAAGGATTTTTTTATGGAGAGGTGTTTAAGAAAGGTGTATGAGATGAATAAATATCTTCAACTGTGGCATGCATAAGCACTTTAGTATCTGCAAGTGAGCATATTATAATGTCTGAAGCTGAACTAAGGTATTTTTTGCATCATATTTTTGCATATACAATTGTGGTAAGTTATTTTTCAGTTAGACAACAGATACTCGATGACAGAAAACACAGTTGATTGTCATGGACAACTCCAACACGAGTTTCAAAAACTGCTTCAACTCATTCAAATGCAAATGCATGCAGCAAAGCACGCCCACAGCTTAAAAGATCTTACTCCAGAATGAGCAGCTGTGCTTAACATTTCTGCTATTCTTCAGCTTTTTACTGACCAAATCAGCTAATTTATGAAAAACACCTCTGCCTTTGCATCCTGTATATAATGTcactttgttttaataaaaaaccTACAGCACGTTCTGGGAAATTACTGTTCTCTCCTTCATGTGCAGACCTTTGCACAAAGACGAACAATAATCTAATCACAAACCTACTTCCCAAGTGTGGACTTACTACAATCGCGTCTAAATTACAGAATTCAGAAGACTACAACTAAAGTCGTAGACACCACATGATGAAATGAATTAGTTTCAGCATATCAAATCATAACAATCATGTCTAAACTGTGGCTCTGACTGCTGTAAAAcagaaatgtcactgtgtgaagGAAGCACTCA of the Maylandia zebra isolate NMK-2024a linkage group LG10, Mzebra_GT3a, whole genome shotgun sequence genome contains:
- the robo4 gene encoding roundabout homolog 4 isoform X1 produces the protein MKMRVCVWLLWVSWFCTCAEYSKWCKCHGIVPAEPGLDKRSKTLFKERAHHSGGHQHTPHRNRAHRRKGSKVRAEERPPRIVHHPSDVVVKVGNPATLSCRADGSPKPTIEWLRNNQLLETAKRDGQLQPMILSDGSLFFLSVEGGRQGQSHEGVYTCVARNSAGKDTSRNASLFIAVLKEEFSMQPTDVEVAEGEMAVLTCSPPVGHPEPNVVWKKDGLPISSADHHYTKLNGKLIIGPAEKSHSGAYVCAAINTVGERESRAARLSVLAKPVLVLKPENVSVRAGESAQFYCQAKGDPPPAVVWSREQGPLPNGRYIVNPDQTLQIHYVTALDAGKYTCTALNDVGVVTASAQLLVEEAANTEQKDLHKELSSLRVILENVTVMAPDSNMSFLQWKLQSLPAQPHYLDGFEVLYRSLLTASSDWAAEKVTFPSFQAQVGPLKRGYKYDFKVRPYGSGLYGRESNTRHLRVSETVPSASPRAVSVTVNHEQNNTIHLSWEPPPPVTHNGILQGYQVWCVEPEEQQYQNWTVDSSQLSLHISSLKQGKQYWVTIAAVNGAGVGMLSDPHGFVINSQLGGLPEADSQRRHLSPVLAFLQDPVLLGSIGAVLWCVLMGAAICLFRHHSRTGQLIPRPGKAKGLRRLAGEDLIIKHRMAAPDSPWIPGGWRPSLSQKYHDLWAQGQHHPGIRSTSLPVSSKKDSSCLESTVPIVTDSCGVYGTFYVDLMGSGLKTFNSPGRVTKMSHGLPHKEGAETIQIFTHPASKPSPIISREALPWKQAIRPQPKMGVLRESWEKNHSKQELHAVSSVPILSTRTQGHSHIPALQHGGHPDSGKPVGCPRLLHYSASLHLMNMLLPPPPVPTEDATDTQSLTSDGGSSRSTKLTMDMGSLQSVCPASGPHGQLGPSNKNICPSYSHLCTALSSVSQSDEQGSMLTAQEAAEYLELTPKPERYSALPEQRPSLSRHFASTLNYICGPTRSAQVHDAFTEPEPPLNSLRHACRQSSPSSCYSEWDSSLWNTISSVMDSNLSSARTSLISSVDSCYTNDSANFAHLLAMAAESMSGASLSDFSPPASPLSALYPSFHAEGDSFGELEPVSAWDWSMAWMEEMEAQYSEHYPDRNTRPFNS
- the robo4 gene encoding roundabout homolog 4 isoform X2, encoding MMSRSYLENIFLPVFGVLLLGSKVRAEERPPRIVHHPSDVVVKVGNPATLSCRADGSPKPTIEWLRNNQLLETAKRDGQLQPMILSDGSLFFLSVEGGRQGQSHEGVYTCVARNSAGKDTSRNASLFIAVLKEEFSMQPTDVEVAEGEMAVLTCSPPVGHPEPNVVWKKDGLPISSADHHYTKLNGKLIIGPAEKSHSGAYVCAAINTVGERESRAARLSVLAKPVLVLKPENVSVRAGESAQFYCQAKGDPPPAVVWSREQGPLPNGRYIVNPDQTLQIHYVTALDAGKYTCTALNDVGVVTASAQLLVEEAANTEQKDLHKELSSLRVILENVTVMAPDSNMSFLQWKLQSLPAQPHYLDGFEVLYRSLLTASSDWAAEKVTFPSFQAQVGPLKRGYKYDFKVRPYGSGLYGRESNTRHLRVSETVPSASPRAVSVTVNHEQNNTIHLSWEPPPPVTHNGILQGYQVWCVEPEEQQYQNWTVDSSQLSLHISSLKQGKQYWVTIAAVNGAGVGMLSDPHGFVINSQLGGLPEADSQRRHLSPVLAFLQDPVLLGSIGAVLWCVLMGAAICLFRHHSRTGQLIPRPGKAKGLRRLAGEDLIIKHRMAAPDSPWIPGGWRPSLSQKYHDLWAQGQHHPGIRSTSLPVSSKKDSSCLESTVPIVTDSCGVYGTFYVDLMGSGLKTFNSPGRVTKMSHGLPHKEGAETIQIFTHPASKPSPIISREALPWKQAIRPQPKMGVLRESWEKNHSKQELHAVSSVPILSTRTQGHSHIPALQHGGHPDSGKPVGCPRLLHYSASLHLMNMLLPPPPVPTEDATDTQSLTSDGGSSRSTKLTMDMGSLQSVCPASGPHGQLGPSNKNICPSYSHLCTALSSVSQSDEQGSMLTAQEAAEYLELTPKPERYSALPEQRPSLSRHFASTLNYICGPTRSAQVHDAFTEPEPPLNSLRHACRQSSPSSCYSEWDSSLWNTISSVMDSNLSSARTSLISSVDSCYTNDSANFAHLLAMAAESMSGASLSDFSPPASPLSALYPSFHAEGDSFGELEPVSAWDWSMAWMEEMEAQYSEHYPDRNTRPFNS